From Haloplanus vescus:
AGGACGTCCAGCGGGACTGTCTCGAACGGCTCGGTGCGACTAAATCTCCGGACACCGTACTCGACTGTCTTCAGGACGCGATCAAGCGCCTCCACGCTGGAACGGTGCCGGTCGAGCAGCTCGTCGAACGGAATCGTGTCTCCAAGCCGCTGGAAGGGTACACGCAGAATACGCAGAACGTGGCGGCGCTGAAGCGGGCTCGGGACCAGGACCTCGCCATCCACCCAGGACAGGACATCGAGTACGTGGTCGTCGACGACGAGAAGAGCTCGCGAGAGCGGGTCGCGTTAGCCCACGAAGAGATAGAGTCGTACGATGCGTCGTACTACGAGACGCAACTCGTCAGAGCTGTCGAGAGTGTGCTGGCACCACTTGGCTGGGATCGGATGGAGATTCAACGCGAGATCGCGGAAACTCGGGAAACGGACTTGGACGCCTTCACCGAGATTGAGAGTGGTTAACCAACACTATCGAGGTATCGGGAGGTTTGTTGGTTAATACTGAGTGAAGACACGGAAGGGAGCTGGAGAGAATACCTCGCCCACACACCCCTCGTCCAGAGTGAAAACCAATCGGAGAGTGGGGTGAGGTCCACGGGAAACGGGGGTTCTTGTGGGGAGAAAGCAACAGGAATCGCGGAAAGACTGCTTGAGACGGGAGAACACGGAGGAAATGGAACAGCGAACACGAGCAGCGGTTCGAAACCACCCGGACGAATGCCGCCTTCGTCCTCCTTCTTGTGCTGAATGCACTTGGGGAGTGGTAGGAGGTAGGTAGTAATAAAACCTCTAGGTAATACTATGGAGATTGGTATGTTTAGAGGATCTTCGACTGTGTGACGACTGCTGTTCGAGGGATACTCGTCTCACGTCTTGTGATTTCGGTACTTTCCAGCCGACTCGTCGTGTGGTTTCCGCCGGGTCAACCGAGGGACTCTCGTAGCGTTTCACTCTGGACGAGGGGTGTGGGGGTTAGATTTCATCGTCCGCGTATTATGAGACGTTGAAGGAAAATCGTCATTCTGACTATTCGCCAACCAGCGAACCGGCATCAAAGCCGAAATCGGGATTGGTATCTCCCGATCTCCCTCATCACTCGGAATCAAGATACCCGATCCCGACAGTTCCGATTGTACCCTGCTTTGCTTCGGCTGGAGATCTGACCTGTGTCTTCACTCTTGATTGGGGGTGCCGACGAACGCTCGTCAGCATCACTCGAGGTTCACACTTCACTCCTGCTCGTCACACCTACGCTTTCACTCTGGACGAGGGGTGTCTGCCGTGCGTCAGACGTCCAGGGTCGATGTGTCCTCTCATAGAAATGATTGATTACCAGGTTCGGGAGATACACTCTGGACGGGGGGTGTCGTCTCAACCAAGTACGCTGCTCCCGTATGGAGGGCTATTCACTCTTGACCAGGGGTGTGTCAAACCCGCTCCAGTCTGGCGTTTTCACTCTGGATTGGGGGTGCCCGTCTGCGGCGGTAACTCTCGCTCCGAATCCGATTTCACTCGGGACCGACTCGACCCTTTGTGAGGATGATACGCCAGCGACAAAACATCAGAAGACGACCATAGCCCGATTTACACTCTGGTCGAGGTAGCCAAATCATTAAGTAGGTCCCATCCGCGATATCTGATATTGATGGCTGAGGAACCGTCCCAACTCTCTGACTTCGACGGCCGCTACGAGGATCCCGCTGACGATCCCCTCTTTGACTTTGATGAAGACGACCCCGACCGAGCCAACATTTTCGCTCGAAAGGAACTGCTGAAGGTTGGCCACGTCCCTGAAAGCGGCCGTATCGTCGGCCGAGATGGCGAGATCAAGGCCGTTGCTGCTGAACTCAGGCCGATCGTTCGTGGCGATCCGCCCAACAACGTGATTATTTACGGGAAAACGGGTACGGGGAAGTCGCTCGTTGCCCGTCACGTCACAGAACGAGCCCGCCGAGCCGCGGAGTCGAACGGTGTGTCCGTCGGCACGGTCTACGTCGACTGCGCGCAGCACAACACACAGACACGCGTCGCGAGGACGGTGACTCGTTCACTCAACGAAACGGACGAGACTGACTTCGATATTCCACGCGCAGGGATTGGCAGCGGGGAATACTACGACTATCTCTGGGAGATTCTGGATACTGCCTACGAGTCAGTCATCATCATTCTCGACGAGGTGGACCGACTCGATGACGATGATATTCTTATGCAGCTCTCGCGGGCTCGCGAATCGGGGAAAGCGGATTGCCACCTGGGCGTCATCGCAGTCAGCAACAAGATCGAGTATCGCGACCAGCTGAACGAACGCGTCAAGTCCAGTCTTCGCGAGGAGGAGTTCGTCTTCCAACCCTACGACGCGAATCAGCTGCGCGAGATTATGAAGCACCGACGGGACGCGTTCCACGATGGCGTTCTCTCTGATGATGTGATCCCGCTGACGGCGGCACTAGCTGCCCAAGAACACGGTGACGCCAGAAAGGCCATCGAAATTCTTCGTCACGCCGGCGAACTGGCCGAACGAGAAAACGTCGAGACGGTCGTCGAGGAACACGTTCGCGATGCCCAGGAGTGGGCTGAAATCGATCGCTTCGAGGAGCTGCTACGCGGGTCGACGACACAGGTCAAATTCATCCTCTATTCGCTCGCGCTGCTCACCGAAGAGAATCCGAACGAGGATGGATTCTCTACCAACCGAATTTACGAACGGTATCAAGCGACGACAGAGAAGGCCGATGCGAAGACTCTCAGCGAGCACCGCGTCTACGAGCTGTTGAAAGAGCAGGCGTTCCTCGGTGTCGTTGAATCTACTCGGACCGGGGGTGGCCGGGGTGAAGGCAGTTATCTCGAGCACCGGTTGGTTCAGGATACCGGCATCGTGCTGAAATCTGTCCTCCGGGATAGCCGGCTGGAAGACCTGGCCTAGCTCCCGTTTCGGTCGCTGACCACACCCCTGATCACGAGTGTATCTCTCGATACGTCGGAAACGTGGGGTGGGGGATCCGAGGTCGTCTTCTACTCCCAATAATCGACTTTGGCCGGGTGACGAAACGACGGAAACGTGGGGGGTGTGATCCCCTCGATCGTGGCTGCGTTCCCTCCACCGACCTCCAGTTACGACGGAAACGTGGGGTGGGTATTTTTTCTCCGAGTGTTACCTGTTTGGACTGACCGGACCCATTCACACTGAGGGGTGTGGGGTGGGTTGAACCCATTCACACTCTGGGGGGTGTCCTCTGCGACGCTACTAATTGCGCTTGACAAACCTCCGGCTACGGTTCACCACCGTCTACTCGTCGGGACTGACGGGGCCTTTATACTGGGAACGAACTTTTTCGCCTTCTCGCCACTGCCAGTAGTAGTAGCGGTTGTCGTTAATCTCCTTGATCGTGATCGTGGCCTTCGCCGGGACGTCGTCCGGCAGATCGTCGGGACGTTCTTCAATTTCGCTTTCATCTGAATCCTCTTCGAGACGTGCCTCGCCAGCTTTGTGCTCAGCTAGCTCTTCAGCGTAGCGGGCAACGCGCTGGAGCTGCTCAGAAGAGGACTCGTTGAGCGTATTGACGAGGTCTGTCGGGAGTTCCGCCGGCGGCGTCGGTGGCTCGTAGGACATCAGCGGTCGCCTCGTGTTAACCAACATAACCCGCTAATCCATAGTTTTGTTGGTTAAGTTGGTAATATCAGTCAGTCCTCGCTACCTGTAACATTACTCGCAACTTCTTTATGAATGAATTTATGACGCGAAGATGTACACCCTTAGCAATTATACTACGAGCTACTAAATCGCCACTAACCCACCAAACTTCACGGAACACATACGAGGGATGTTCATCTTACATGCGGTCACGGACGATTGCGGGAAAATATACCTCTGGGCAGAGGATTCGACACTTCCTCGTTTGCGAACAAAGGAACAGGACTCGAAAGGTGGAGAGAGGCATCCGTTTGCTGTTGACAAGCAGACTCTCAACGATATTCTGTCATATGCGGGGTATGGAAACGCAAATACGGAGATGATCACTCTCACAGTCTATTTGCCGTCAGGTCAAGATAATCCTCAGCCGTCCCCATCAATTCGGGAAGAGAACGCACAAGAGACTACCACATCACTCGCTCCGTGGCTCATCCCAGCAGTGGAAGTCGATCCAAGAGACGCTCCATTGATCCTCTCATATCTTTCGCAGCCATCTTCAACTGATAAGGAGACGATTAGTCACGGAGAAAACCTTATCAAATCGGGACGGACCGTCAAGTACTGGTCTTCTGTTTGCTCGGTAGCAGAGTCGTACGTTGAATCTGGGCGGGTTGTACCACACCTCGCAGAGAAGGACGGGTCCGTTACCGGTGTTTGGCGTGCGTACCCCTCTAGGGAAGCTGATATTGATCTGATTACGGAGCTGATGGAAGCGATGCCACCGCTCGCACGGACATCCGTAGGGATTGGATCGAAGCCTATCCTCAACCGAGGATCCCCTAATGATCCAATCGGTCGTTCCTCAAGGGATGTCTTGACGCGCGCACTAGACCAAGTGGTCAATGCGCTGTCGAAAGAGCGCTTATCCCCGACTGAGACGGACTTAGCCACGGACAAAGTGGAATCAGCCCATCAACAATGGATCCGCACGCTTCAAAGGACCGGGGAGCCGATCGATGCTGCTCCCGAGGCGATCGCTGAACTTCGAGACCAACTCGACGAGTGGACACGCCCTCCCGTGACAGGGGATGAGCAAGAAGTCAGGCTCTGTTTCCAGCTGAAAGAGCCTGAAGTGGAAACTGATATGCTGATTTCGGAGTCGGAGACGGAACCGGTTGTTCCTGACGGTTGGATGCTCGAATTGCTCCTGCAATCTGAGGACGACCCGAGCCTCGTCGTTGAGGCGAGCGAACTGTGGAACTCGGATCGCTCCACATCGAAAATACTCGCACGCCATCTCAACCAGCCCACTGAGATACTGAAAAACGAACTGGAGCGCGCATCCCCGCTATATCCACGACTCAAGGAAGAACTCGACCAATCGAAACCGACTGCGATAGAGTTATCGAACAGCGATGCCGCCGAATTCCTACAGGAATATGCAGAAGTTCTCCGGCAAGCAGGATTTGGAGTGATTCTTCCAAACTGGTGGGGAGAGCCGCCGCAACGACTGGGTGCTCGACTGGTCGTCTCTGACGCCGATGACGAGTTTGAGACTACTGGTAGCGGTCTGGGAATTGAACAGCTGTGTGAGTTCGACTGGGAGATCGTTCTCGGGGAAAACAGTCTCTCTGAAGACGAGTTGGAAGAACTATCCACACTCAAACAATCGCTCGTACACTTCCAGGGAAAGTGGGTCTCAGTACAGGACGATGACGCCAAATCGGCAAGAGACCTCCTCCATCGTGAAGAAGAACGTACTCTTGAGGAAGCGCTTCAAGCGGATACTGAGATTAGCGACGACGGAGTTAGCCTCCCGGTCGTCGAAAAGAGATTAGAGGGAACGTTCAAGAAGTTGTTTGAGCAGGATTTCGAGATATGGGCCGAGAAAATAGACACCCCGTCTGGGTTTGACGGGGAGTTGCGCTCGTATCAGAAAACGGGCCTAGGCTGGATTTCGTATCTGGAAGATCACGGCTTTGGTGGCTGTCTGGCGGACGATATGGGACTGGGGAAGACGATACAGATACTCGCCCGTCTCGTTCAAGAGCGTTCCGTTGATCCCTTGGTTGGTCCGACACTTGTAGTGTGTCCGTTGTCTGTGGTATACAACTGGAAAAGTGAGGCGAATAAGTTTACACCAGATCTGACGGTACATATTCACCACGGCCAAGGTCGAATGTCGGGGGGCGACCTTGCCAGCGCCATACAACACCACGACGTAATCATTACTACCTACGGGACGGCGAGGAGCGATATCGAACTACTGCGAGACATTCAGTTCCATAGGATCGTTCTTGATGAGGCACAGAAGATCAAAAACACATCAGCCAGTCGTACACAGGCGATAAGGTCACTGTCGGCTCATCATCGGTTGGCGTTAACTGGAACTCCCGTTGAGAACCGGTTGAGTGAACTTTGGTCCATTATGGAGTTCTGCAATCCCGGACTACTTGGCACCGAGAGCCAATTCAGAAACGCCTTTTCTCGGCCTATTGAGGAACAGGGAGATATTGAGAAGATGGAGCAGCTCAGACAACTCATACGTCCATTTGTGCTGCGACGTGAGAAAACTGACAACTCGATAATCGACGATCTTCCGGAGAAATTGGAAAAAAAGGAGTACTGTGGACTCACTGAGGAACAAGCAACCCTATACAAGGCAGTAGCCGATGAAATCTTTGAGCAAATTGAGCAGTCCCAGGATATCGAACGAAGGGGGCGAATTCTGAAGCTGATCGGCAATCTCAAATCGATTTGTAATCACCCACGTCAGTATCTTAACGACGATCAGCGTATCAGTGGTCGATCGGGCAAGCTTGACGTCCTTGATGACCTCGTCCAGAAGATAGGAGCTAATGACGAGAAGGGACTGATATTCACACAATACACCCAGATGGCGGAGCTGCTGTTAGAACACTTACGAGGTCAAGGCCACCGTGTGTTCTACCTCTATGGGGGGACAGCGAAGGAGGAGCGGGAAGAGATGATTGACGAATTTGAGAACACTGAGGGATCCTGTTTCTTCTTGTTATCACTGCATGCTGGTGGCACCGGGATCAATCTCACGCCGGCTAACTACGTTATCCACTATGACCGGTGGTGGAACCCTGCCGTCGAAAAGCAAGCAACTGACCGAGCGTATCGGATTGGGCAAGACAATAACGTACAGGTACACAAACTGATTTGTCGAGGAACGATCGAAGAATCGATCGACCAAATTATTGAGAGCAAGCGTGACCTAGCAGAACAGGTACTGGCCGATAGCGACGAGTGGATAACTGAACTATCGGATGAAGAACTTCGCAACCTCGTATCGTTATCAGCAGACTCTCTGGTATGACTTGGTCTAATAGACAACTCGTCAACAGTGAGGAGACCAACCAGGACTCACGAAAACCGAGTGCGACGTGGTGGAGACATCGATTTTCCGCAACAAATGCATCAGTTGAGGGTGTGAATGATTCGCTCGAAGAATCTCTTGACGAATTCTGGACTGGGCTACCTGAGGAGTATGAGATCCCTTCCGAAGATGCTGAAGAGGATGAACAGACGAAATTAGCATCACTCGGTGCTCCACCAGAGGGATTCAGTCGGGCTTTTGAGATGGCTAATCGGCTCCACGAGAAAATTCAAGAGCCACAGAGATATCAGACTCAACAAACTCAATTCACACCAGAAACGTCTATCAGAACCGTAGTGGACGAGATTCCACGTGCAGGACCGGTTATCGTAACGAATCTGGAAAACGAGGGTTACGAGACACTCGGTGATCTGGAGGGAGTTTCCAATCGCGAATTAATGAGAGTGAACCGAGTTGGAACGGAAACAGCAGAGCGGTTGATTGAGTTCACCCAGAATCAGATACCGGGAGATCGAGATTGGAATCGAGCGAGCGACCGATCAGCTATCTCGAACGATGTTGAGCTCCGCAAGATTTCGGAGCAGATCCCCGGTTTCGGAGATACCAGTCGAAAGAAGATCGAAAAAGAGGGATATGAGACTGTAGGAGACGTACGTGCTGCAACGGCTAATGAACTAACTGATATTAAACAGATTGGCGAAGGGACTGTTTCGAAACTTTTGGACTACATAGAAAATAATTCAGGAGAACCCAGTCCAATAGCAGATAAACAGATACCAGACGATACCTCGATAGAAGATTTCGCGGCAGATGTTCCGAGTGTGGGTCGGGTGTTGATCTCTAAATTGACTCAAGAGGGGTATGAGACGGTAGGTGATCTTCGTACTGCGACCATTGAGGACCTAACCAACGTCGAGCATATCGGTGAAAAGAAGGCAGAATCTCTTTTGGAACACGCTGGTTTGAGGATGTAGACAGTGAGTCCGGGTTTGAGGAATTTACAGTCCCACACGCTTGACCTGCCAACGGAGTCGAACCGGTACTTAGTGGCGGAGAACATAGCTTCGATCACCTAGTCCTATCCGTGGTGACTGCCATCCAACCGGTCGTTGCGAATACGTCAAGTTAGCGAATAGCTGGAGGTGAATGCGATCAGAGATTCAAACGACACTCGCGGTATGGAGGATTCGTAAAGCATCGGCTGCTCACATGTTAACCAACAAAGTGCGTACCGGTATAGATTTGTTGGTTAAACAGATATCGCCCCGTCACGGGCTGAAGAGTATGAATAGCAAACTATTCGGGAATAGAACGTTCCATTAGATGTCGTCGGGACGAAGCGCGTTCTCGTACTTGACCATCTTCTCGGATTTATCGCCGATGGTGTCGTAGATCTGTTGGAGCGTCTCTTCAGCGGCGAGCAGGTTGTGCTCCTCCAGGAACTCCTGACCCTCTTCGGTGAGACCGTAGAACTTCCAGGGGTAGCCCTGTCGGCGCTGGTCGTCGTCCAGGGCGACCTCCTTCACGATGCCCTCATCGATCAGCTTCTGGATGTGCTTGTAGACAGTGGCGTCACTCACGCTGGGGTTGAGCTCCTCGAGTTCGTACATCGAAGGAAGCTGCTCGGGGTGCTGGAGGATGTTGTTGATTAGGGCAAACCGCGTCTGCTGAGTGACGAAATGGATGAGTTCCCGTGGTGCCGTGTTCTCACCGTTCCCAAGGCCATCGTCCATATTGGTGTGTTCAATCGAGTACGCCAAAGTAGTTTACCCCAGAGTAAACTACCACGCAGAAGCGACTGAGAAGCAAGACAGGAGCTTACACCTGTGGTGGAAGCTGACCATCTGGACGTGGGACCTGCCCCTGTTTGATTTCGTGATCGACGCGACGCATATGTTTGCAGCCCCCGTCTGGAGCGCGCTGCTGCCAATCGGAACAGGTACAGGATTGCCCGATGATATCGACTTCGTATCGATTTCCGGACGCCGCTTCGACTTCGTAGCGACCACCCTTGGCGAGTAGGGAGACGGTCATCGCTTCCTCGACAGCGCGCTTTGTGCGGGGCTCGAGATCATCAGCTGAGGTGGAGCCGTCTGATACGAGCATTCGGTCGCGGACGTCTCCCGCCTGTCCGCCGTCTGGAGCGACAGCGCTTCCAATCTCCTGAATCCGGTTTTCCAAGAGTGCTTCCGCAAGGTTCCCCTCCGGCCAGAGAAAGTGGACTTCTCGTCGCTCTCGATGATCGTAGGAGCCACAGGTGGCGGCATTCCCTTCCCAGACTCGCCATGCCCTCAGCGCGGCCATCACGGTGAGGATGCCCCGAGGAACCGGTGTTTGGTCCTCAGGGTAGAACACTCGAAAGCGCGTACAGTCGTCCTGTGGCGGTACTGTGTCCCACCACTCGACGTCGGACCCCCAACTGTCGTACATCGCTTGATCTCGGCCGTATCCGACCGTCACGCCATCGACCTGCGGGACCTCCTCGGGGATCGCGTTGGCATCGCCTTCGAGGAGTCGGAGTACAGCGTACCGGAGATACTCGTGTGTAGGGGAGTTCGTGGTTTGGGCGATCTGGTCGTACTGCTCTGCGACTCGCTCCGCTTCTGCCAGAACGGCTCTGAGATGTCGCTCTGTCATAATTCGGTGAGGCTGGAATGCGCCTCCACCCCTCGGCGGGCGCTCAAAAAATTAACCAACGCACCAGCCAGATATCCCGACTTGTTGGTTAATCGCCAGAGCTCCGGATGCAGCACCCATCGGTCATCCACACCGACATCGGCCGTTGCCTACGGCGATCCCTGTTGGGAGATCACCGTGTCCAACTGCTCCCAGACCATTTCGAACGCCGGCGGATCACCGGTCAGGTCCGGCAGCGTGGTCTCCCACTGGTGGCGGATCGTTTCTTGTTGCTCGTCCGGGAGTCCGTCGCTCAGATCAACGGTGAGCCCATCGTGTTTGCACTTCGCGTCGAAGGCGGGCCCCACGTCGGCAAAGTTGATGGTGACCGAATCGGTTTCGAGCAGCTGATAGAGGTCGTAGTAGTCACGGGCGGCCCCGCGCTGGTAGATCGCTCGGAGCTTTTCAGCGAAGATCTCCTCGACGCTGTACGCCTGGAGGTCGAACTCGGGCACGTCTTCGTACGCGTGCGTGTGCTGAACAGGATCGAAAGCGACGTGCTCGTCGACCATCACGTCGATGCTGGTCGTGTTGGGGTGGTTGAGGACGCCGCGGTACTGAATGCTGATGTCGACGTAGTGGGTCGGGTAGTGGTCCTGCTGAGATTCGTGATGCTCTCGAATCTCGAATTCGATGCCAGAGCGGTCGGCAATCGTATCGAGGACCGTTCGGAGTTCCTGTTTGGACCCCTGGTACTCCCCTTCGACGCCAAAATCGA
This genomic window contains:
- a CDS encoding Cdc6/Cdc18 family protein, giving the protein MAEEPSQLSDFDGRYEDPADDPLFDFDEDDPDRANIFARKELLKVGHVPESGRIVGRDGEIKAVAAELRPIVRGDPPNNVIIYGKTGTGKSLVARHVTERARRAAESNGVSVGTVYVDCAQHNTQTRVARTVTRSLNETDETDFDIPRAGIGSGEYYDYLWEILDTAYESVIIILDEVDRLDDDDILMQLSRARESGKADCHLGVIAVSNKIEYRDQLNERVKSSLREEEFVFQPYDANQLREIMKHRRDAFHDGVLSDDVIPLTAALAAQEHGDARKAIEILRHAGELAERENVETVVEEHVRDAQEWAEIDRFEELLRGSTTQVKFILYSLALLTEENPNEDGFSTNRIYERYQATTEKADAKTLSEHRVYELLKEQAFLGVVESTRTGGGRGEGSYLEHRLVQDTGIVLKSVLRDSRLEDLA
- a CDS encoding DEAD/DEAH box helicase; the protein is MFILHAVTDDCGKIYLWAEDSTLPRLRTKEQDSKGGERHPFAVDKQTLNDILSYAGYGNANTEMITLTVYLPSGQDNPQPSPSIREENAQETTTSLAPWLIPAVEVDPRDAPLILSYLSQPSSTDKETISHGENLIKSGRTVKYWSSVCSVAESYVESGRVVPHLAEKDGSVTGVWRAYPSREADIDLITELMEAMPPLARTSVGIGSKPILNRGSPNDPIGRSSRDVLTRALDQVVNALSKERLSPTETDLATDKVESAHQQWIRTLQRTGEPIDAAPEAIAELRDQLDEWTRPPVTGDEQEVRLCFQLKEPEVETDMLISESETEPVVPDGWMLELLLQSEDDPSLVVEASELWNSDRSTSKILARHLNQPTEILKNELERASPLYPRLKEELDQSKPTAIELSNSDAAEFLQEYAEVLRQAGFGVILPNWWGEPPQRLGARLVVSDADDEFETTGSGLGIEQLCEFDWEIVLGENSLSEDELEELSTLKQSLVHFQGKWVSVQDDDAKSARDLLHREEERTLEEALQADTEISDDGVSLPVVEKRLEGTFKKLFEQDFEIWAEKIDTPSGFDGELRSYQKTGLGWISYLEDHGFGGCLADDMGLGKTIQILARLVQERSVDPLVGPTLVVCPLSVVYNWKSEANKFTPDLTVHIHHGQGRMSGGDLASAIQHHDVIITTYGTARSDIELLRDIQFHRIVLDEAQKIKNTSASRTQAIRSLSAHHRLALTGTPVENRLSELWSIMEFCNPGLLGTESQFRNAFSRPIEEQGDIEKMEQLRQLIRPFVLRREKTDNSIIDDLPEKLEKKEYCGLTEEQATLYKAVADEIFEQIEQSQDIERRGRILKLIGNLKSICNHPRQYLNDDQRISGRSGKLDVLDDLVQKIGANDEKGLIFTQYTQMAELLLEHLRGQGHRVFYLYGGTAKEEREEMIDEFENTEGSCFFLLSLHAGGTGINLTPANYVIHYDRWWNPAVEKQATDRAYRIGQDNNVQVHKLICRGTIEESIDQIIESKRDLAEQVLADSDEWITELSDEELRNLVSLSADSLV
- a CDS encoding helix-hairpin-helix domain-containing protein, coding for MNDSLEESLDEFWTGLPEEYEIPSEDAEEDEQTKLASLGAPPEGFSRAFEMANRLHEKIQEPQRYQTQQTQFTPETSIRTVVDEIPRAGPVIVTNLENEGYETLGDLEGVSNRELMRVNRVGTETAERLIEFTQNQIPGDRDWNRASDRSAISNDVELRKISEQIPGFGDTSRKKIEKEGYETVGDVRAATANELTDIKQIGEGTVSKLLDYIENNSGEPSPIADKQIPDDTSIEDFAADVPSVGRVLISKLTQEGYETVGDLRTATIEDLTNVEHIGEKKAESLLEHAGLRM
- a CDS encoding helix-turn-helix domain-containing protein; this translates as MDDGLGNGENTAPRELIHFVTQQTRFALINNILQHPEQLPSMYELEELNPSVSDATVYKHIQKLIDEGIVKEVALDDDQRRQGYPWKFYGLTEEGQEFLEEHNLLAAEETLQQIYDTIGDKSEKMVKYENALRPDDI
- a CDS encoding nucleotidyl transferase AbiEii/AbiGii toxin family protein; its protein translation is MISQDRLRILARELGVRQGYAEKNYVNSWLLWGIFTSGYGDNLLFKGGTALSKLYFPQSWRFSEDLDFGVEGEYQGSKQELRTVLDTIADRSGIEFEIREHHESQQDHYPTHYVDISIQYRGVLNHPNTTSIDVMVDEHVAFDPVQHTHAYEDVPEFDLQAYSVEEIFAEKLRAIYQRGAARDYYDLYQLLETDSVTINFADVGPAFDAKCKHDGLTVDLSDGLPDEQQETIRHQWETTLPDLTGDPPAFEMVWEQLDTVISQQGSP